Part of the Gracilimonas sp. genome, CCGACCTACTCATAACCAATGAACCCTCCCGAACCGATGTAGGCGCTCCGGATTATATCCTCACCAAAGGTAAAATCCCGGTTGGATATATCGAAGCCAAAGACATAGGCGATCCAGATCTTGAGGGTAAAAAGAAGAATAAGGAGCAGTTTGAACGCTACAAAACCGGCCTTCCTAATCTGATCTTTACTGATTACCTCAATTTCCGTGTATATCGGGATGGAGAATTCCTGACCTCCGTTGCTATTGCTGAAATCAAAGACGGTAGCATAGTTGGGTTGACTGGGAATTACGACGAGTTCGAAAACATCATCAAAGATTTTGGAACGCATGTCGGGCAAACCATCCGCAGTGCCAATAAGCTGTCGAAAATGATGGCCGGTAAAGCCCGTATCCTCGCTGATGTAATTGAGAAAGCCCTGAATGCCGATGAAGAAAAGCAGAAAAACAAAGTGAACGAGTCGGCTAACAATACCCTGCGGGAACAACTTGCTGCATTTCAGAATGTATTGATCCACGATATCAAGGCTAAGGAGTTTGCGGACATCTATGCCCAGACGATTGCTTATGGCATGTTTGCAGCCCGACTACACGATTCGACCTTGGATACCTTTGATCGGCATGAAGCAGCTGCACTTATTCCGAAAACCAACCCCTTTCTTCGTAAGCTATTCCAATACATTGCAGGTTATGATCTGGATGATCGTATCGCATGGGTGGTAGATGGATTAGCTGATATTTTCAGAGCTACCGATGTAGATGGCCTTCTTAAGAACTTTGGAAAAGCTACACAGCAGCAAGATCCCATCATTCATTTTTATGAAACGTTCCTGGCTGAATATGATCCCAAGCTTCGAAAAAGCCGTGGAGTCTGGTACACGCCGGAGCCGGTGGTGAACTTTATAGTTCGGGCGGTTGATGACATTTTGAAAGACGATTTTGGGCTAAAAGAAGGCTTGGCTGATACCACCAAGACTAAAGTCAAAGTAAAAGTACCCACTCATGACAAACGTCACAAAGGCGGAATGGTGGAAGAAGAACGGGAAGTCCATAAAGTGCAGATTTTAGATCCGGCTGCTGGGACTGGAACATTCCTCGCTGAAGTGATCAAGCAAATACATTCCAAGTTTGAAGGACAGCAAGGCATCTGGGCTACCTATGTTGAAGAACACTTGATCCCACGCCTGAACGGATTTGAGATTTTAATGGCAAGTTACGCAATGGCTCACCTGAAACTGGATTTGCTGCTACGGGAAACCGGCGTGGAACCAAGCGGCAGTGAACGCTTTCGGGTGTATCTGACCAACTCTCTGGAAGAACATCACCCAGACACAGGAACCCTTTTTGCCGGGTGGCTGAGTGAAGAAGCAAATGAAGCCAACCATATTAAGCGTGATACACCTGTGATGGTTGTATTGGGTAACCCTCCTTATTCAGTCAGCAGTAGAAATAATGGAGAATGGATTGAAGAAAGAATCAAAACTTATAAGGAAGGTGTACAAGGTTATAATAAAAATGCCTTGTCAGATGACTATGTTAAATTTATTCGATATGGGCAGTATTTGATTGAAAAGAATAGTGAAGGCATACTTGCTTACATATCAAATAATAGTTTTATAGATGGTATTACCCACCACAAAATGAGAGAGGATTTACTTAATGCATTTGATAAAATATATGTTTTAGACTTACATGGTAGCTATAAAAAACAAGAAGTAACAGATGATGGAGAGAAAGATGAAAACGTTTTTGATATCCAACAGGGTGTTTCAATAAATATTTTTATAAAGAAAAAAGAGAATCACAATATGGCATCACTATTAAAAAATGATGTCTTAGGTAAGAGGAAAGAAAAATACAATTATTTAACTGACAATAGTTTATCAACAATTAATTGGAAAGCGGTAGCCCCCCAATCACCAGATTACTTTTTTAAAGAATTCAAGTATAAACTGAGAGATCAATTTGAAGAATGGATTTCCCTGGACAAATTATTCATTGAATCTGGTACTGGCATAAAATTCAGAAAAGACAATCTTTTGATTAAGCCTCACTTCGATAGGGATTCAGTAATTGAGTTATTTAAAGACATGAAAAATCTTGATTCTCAGCAAATACTTGAGAAGTATAATATTTCTGATACGAAAGACTGGAAAATTAGTGAGAAAAGGGACCTTTTTGAGGATGAAGCAGATGATATCATGGAAGTGCAATACCGACTATTTGATAGTAGGTTCACCTACTACCCTTATGAAAAAATCCATGAAATTATAGTTCGAGGTGATTCTCGAAGAGAACTAATGAGGAATTTATTTTTTGAAGATAATTTAGCTTTATTGTCTGCCCGTCAACAAAGTGCATATGATTTTCAACATGCGTTTATTTCAGATAGATTGGTTGATATGTGCACATTATCCGCTAAGTCAAAAGAAAGCACGTACACATTCCCTTTATATGTCTATCCAGAAAATAGCACCCAACAAACTTTGGATGGAAGTATAGAACGAAGGCCTAATTTAGAAAAGAAAATCGTAGATAAAATTGCCAAAAATCTGGATCTGAAGTTCTCTCCGGAAAAGATAGAAACCGAAGGCACCTTTGCTCCTATTGATCTACTTGATTACATCTATGCCGTTTTACATTCCCCAAGCTACCGGGAGAGATACAAAGAGTTTCTCAAGATCGACTTTCCAAGAGTACCTTACCCTGAAGATCCCGAGCTTTTTTGGCAACTCGTAGAACTTGGTGGAGAGCTCCGCCAAATTCACTTACTGGAGCATCCTATGGTAGAAGAATTTATAACTACCTATCCCATTGCAGGGAGCAATGTAATTTCCAACCGGCTTACAAAAACCGATCCCGGTTTTATTCCGGAAGACGATGATGAAACCACCGGCAAAGTGTGGATTAATGAAGAGCAGTATTTTGGCAATGTGCCCAAAAAAGCCTGGGAGTTCTACATCGGAGGCTACCAACCCGCCGAAAAATGGCTCAAAGACCGACGAGACCGAGAGTTATCCATAGATGAAATTCGACACTACCAAAAAATCATCGTGGCCCTTATGGAGACAGATAGGTTGGTGGGGGAGATTGATGAGATTTTGGAAGTTTGATGAGTCAAAGTTATTTCAGTTCGATCTACCTTTCATCCTCATCTGATATTTCATACACAAATTTATAGCATACTTTCGCCCACCACTCAAAATGTTCTTCTTTACCTGTATCGTGATAGTAGTTCAGCTTTCTTAGGAAGTCCCCTTTATCTTGCAGGTTTTTCCAATCAATAAACTTACCATAAGCCAGCAAGTAAAGGTTTACGAACAGTCGTGCAACCCTACCGTTACCATCATAAAATGGATGGGTAAACACAAACTTCTGATAGAACCGAAGTGCATCATCAACAGGTGTGTCACTGTTGAAGTCTAACAAGTGCTGAAAGGCTCCTTTTAAATCTTCTTCAATGTTTTCAGGTTTTGACCCTTTGAATCTTGATCGGAATTCTTGGCGTCTTTGGCCTCCAAAATATACCGACCCGGAGCCATCATGCTCAGTGCTTCTAAATTCTCCACTTATAGAAATGATCTCTTTAAAAATGACTATGTGAAAAGACTCACAGAGTTTTAGATAAATGTTTATAGAAGCTCTGGCTTCACCTTTTGTCAACACATTAACGAAGTAAGGGATCAGCTGGTTGTCTAAGGCGTCAAAACGAGTCCGGGCCAAACGGTTCGCTTCTTCAACATCATCAATAGAGTATTTAGCGGGAAAGAGTTCGATTAGCTCCCGTAGTTGCTCTAATTCAGCACTATCACTCAACGCTAATTGATCTGATTTACAAGGAATTTATAGTCTTCAGAAGCTTTTGAAAAGAGACTTTTGTATTCCTCAATAGAATCAAACATTACTTCCGCTGCTTTATCCGATTTGTCCATATCAAAGATAAAGGCATAGTGCGAAATGGTATTGGGCGGATAGTACCCTTGACTCTTGGTTAATGGAAAATTCTTGGCAAATGACTCGTAGGTATAATAATCCAGAATCTCCTGATCAGTAATTCTGCCATTTACTTCTCTCTTGTTAATCCAGGGATCTTCCGCATGCGTTGCTTTGGACAATGTAATAGCATTATAGAAACCATAACTATCCAAAATAAAATCTACTACTTCTTTTTCCTCTTTAGAGAGCGGAATGTAGCTTGGAGTATCTTCGATAGGGTTATTTTTATACTCCTTATACTCATGGTAAATACCGGGATTTACCGGCCCATGCTTCCAAGCGAAGAAAGCATCAGAAGATTTGATCATCTTTTGATCAGCAACAAGTGTCCATACCTTTACATAGTAGAGAAGCTTTTGGAGCTTCATCGGGGTAATTTCTCCTGGATACTTATTCAGGATATAAGACGCTATGTTGTGTAAAGAATGCATTTGTTGATTTTTTTCGGAACACTTAATATAACAAAACTTGCAGTTTCTTATTACCTGAACGTATTAAAAAAGTTCATCATTTCCATATTGGGTAATATGAAACTCTCCACTTAAAGTTCAACTTGTTGAGAAGAACCGGCAATTAAGGCAATAACCCCATACACGTAGCCAATAGCTTCCACGATAGCCAGTATTATGATTACCGTTTCATCCAATTCACCGGCATTAATTCGTCCGGTTGTGATCATTCCGGAGATACCCAAGCTGGTTAGACCGCTTTTGGCAATATCTTTACCTTCCTGCGGAGTTTCTTTTCTGAAAAACGTAATAAGTGTTGGTACGGATTTGATGACGTTTCTAAGTAGTTTTTTCATGAGGAATAAGGCTAAATTAGGTTAATAAGGCTTATTCACCCCCTCTTTCAAGGGACTGAATGCGTTGTTCGTGATTGTTTAGTTCCTGGTCGGTTTTAGTTCGGTAGGTCTCAATGGACTGCTTCAATGATTCCAGGTCAACACCCTGGATCTTCTGCTCGGCCCGAATATTGATCATCAGCTCGTACCACCTTTTGATTTCAGCTGTTTGGTTGTTGATCGAGTCGTAGATACCAGTCAAAAACAGGCAAATAATGGTCGTAATGATCAGCTCTTTATACTTACTGAGGTAATGCTCGGGCTTTGGTAATTTGCTCATAGCGTTGCTCGTAGTCCTGAATAGCTTCTGAAAGCGTTATGGTTTGTTTGTTCTCCCGGCAGTAAAACTGTCCGGTTTTGGTTGACTGGTAGTAGTAATGGCCATTAATCCGGAGCCATCGCAGTGGACGTTCGTTGATCTGCTTCCCACTCCACCCGTCCACATGAAGGCCAATTCCCGGAATCTTTTTTCCATTTACTTTGTGAGTGAATGTCCAGTCGAGATACAACCCTACTCCCTGAAAGGGCCACGTGGTTGCCAGCAGCCAGTGCTGAAGCGGACTTGCCTGTTTGGAAAGCCAGTCGGTAAAGAGCAGACAGTCAATGGCCAGGCCACTCCCATGTGATTTCGCATCGTTATCTCGCCAAGCAGAAGTGATCAGGGTTTTGATTCCCGTCCAATCTCTCCAGGCCAGAAACGAGCGCAGGAAATCCACATCCATTCGGGAGATGTTCCCCTGGACCTCAAAGTCTGACAAGGTAAAATTGCCCCCATAGCTTTCTATAAGGGCAATGTAGTCGGCTCGTATCATGGCTATTTCTTGAACTTTAGCCACAAAAAGCCAGCGCCAAGGGCAATGGCTGCCGCTTTGTACTTCATCGGCACTTCGCCGTTGATGTATTTCTTCGCGGTATCCACCAAATCCATTTTGGTGTTTTCGGCTTCGGCGTTTTTAACGTCCACGACGGGGGAAGAACCGATACCGGCTCCGTTGCATCCACAGCCGCATCCAAGGCCGTTATCAGAGGTATAGCTTGATTTACTCATGAGTTTTCAGGTTAGGTTAGCGTAAGATTTTGAATAGGATTCCGGCTCCAACAATACCAGCCCCGGCCAGCGCGATCATCTTTGTATTGATCGGTTTTTTCTGCGTGGCCACCGGCTCGCTTTTGGTTGTTGCAGGCTGGACAGCTGCCGTAGGCTTTTTGGTCAAATCACGTACCACCGGACTTACTTTGGGTGGTTTGATCTTTGGAAGCCCTGGGAGAATCGGTCTCCTGATTCTGGAAGATGGCCCTGGAGCAATGGAGATAGTGGGCCGAATTCTGCTGATTGATGAGACCGGCTGGATAGCTGTATTTAATTCAGTAGGTAAAGTTGGGTCGAGCATCATGCGTCCCAAACCGGGGGCGTTTTCCTCGCTGTAGATGTAACCGGAAGATGATTTCATAGTGGTTATTGAGTGTTAAAGATTTGGTAGGAAATAAATCCTGTGATGATTAGTGGCAGAATTACCATGCTGGCCGTGGACGCTTTGGAAATGCCCATTACCGACTCCACGATTTCTTTTCGGCGGAGCACATCGGAGGCGTAGTTTTGCCCGGTGGTTACCAAATTGGGATCAATGCCAGCACTTATCGTATTTCGTACTTTTGAGTAGCCTGCGTTGTATGCCGCCACGGCTGGGGTAAGCTTACCGCCAAACTTTCCTATCAGATCTGCAAGGAACTTGCTGCCATAGTGGATGTTGGCGCGATGGTCATTATTAGCATGAGCGTTTGTAAACTCCGAATGATAACGCCGATCAATTTGCATGATGCCAATGCCATTGCCGTTGTCGCCCGTCCAGTTGTCATCGAGGGCTAAGCCCATGTGACTTTCCCTGGAAGCGATGGCTAATAGCAGGGAAACCGGTACATTATTTGCCCGAGAAGCCTCATAAAAGTGCCCCATAATGCCTTTCACCCGAAGGTAGCTGAGCTGGGAAGATATGGACAGCGCGCTACTCACCTATACAATCGCTTTGCAGTTGAAAGTGACTTTAGCCGTTTCACCCGCTTCGATTGTAAACTGATCGACCGGAGCCAATGCTTTACGAGCCAACAGGTGCGGGGAAATCTGGTTTGAATTGTTTTTGTTGCCAAACAAACCAATCTCGCGAACCGTAATCGGTGTTGCGCCCCGGTTTTCAAAAATGCGTTCTACCGGGAAGTACACTTCATTAGCTAAGTCATCAACGACAAGCTCGCCGATATGCGTGCCGTGATGTACCAGTTCACCGTCTCCATAGCCATGTGGAACACCGTTCACTTCCGCATTTTCCGGAGTCAGTGATTGATCGGTCATAGAAACAAACTTGTTCGACTCACCCACACGAACGCCAAATTTCCAGCCGTCCAGGTTACGATAATAGTCAAAATTGACTCCTGTGCCCCCGCCACCCAATCCAGCAGTAAAATGATACTCGTTTTCCCAATTGTGAGCTGCACTTGGGTTAGCAATACGATGTAGGATGTACATGAAATTTTCCGTCCACCCGCCATTGGTTCCATTAGCGTCCGTGTCCTGATTGAAGTTTTCAATCATGGAAATAATCTCGTAATCCAGCGATAACGTAGAGGTGTCACCAAGACTGATCGGAGCCCCCAGCACGTCTCGTGCCATGAGCATGTAGGCACTTCGGTAATCCCCTGACATGATCCCAATTTCCTTGATGTCACGGATACCAC contains:
- a CDS encoding type ISP restriction/modification enzyme; amino-acid sequence: MTIQEYVDQLNLRYKSGISREHSYRGDLQTLLGNLLPDLLITNEPSRTDVGAPDYILTKGKIPVGYIEAKDIGDPDLEGKKKNKEQFERYKTGLPNLIFTDYLNFRVYRDGEFLTSVAIAEIKDGSIVGLTGNYDEFENIIKDFGTHVGQTIRSANKLSKMMAGKARILADVIEKALNADEEKQKNKVNESANNTLREQLAAFQNVLIHDIKAKEFADIYAQTIAYGMFAARLHDSTLDTFDRHEAAALIPKTNPFLRKLFQYIAGYDLDDRIAWVVDGLADIFRATDVDGLLKNFGKATQQQDPIIHFYETFLAEYDPKLRKSRGVWYTPEPVVNFIVRAVDDILKDDFGLKEGLADTTKTKVKVKVPTHDKRHKGGMVEEEREVHKVQILDPAAGTGTFLAEVIKQIHSKFEGQQGIWATYVEEHLIPRLNGFEILMASYAMAHLKLDLLLRETGVEPSGSERFRVYLTNSLEEHHPDTGTLFAGWLSEEANEANHIKRDTPVMVVLGNPPYSVSSRNNGEWIEERIKTYKEGVQGYNKNALSDDYVKFIRYGQYLIEKNSEGILAYISNNSFIDGITHHKMREDLLNAFDKIYVLDLHGSYKKQEVTDDGEKDENVFDIQQGVSINIFIKKKENHNMASLLKNDVLGKRKEKYNYLTDNSLSTINWKAVAPQSPDYFFKEFKYKLRDQFEEWISLDKLFIESGTGIKFRKDNLLIKPHFDRDSVIELFKDMKNLDSQQILEKYNISDTKDWKISEKRDLFEDEADDIMEVQYRLFDSRFTYYPYEKIHEIIVRGDSRRELMRNLFFEDNLALLSARQQSAYDFQHAFISDRLVDMCTLSAKSKESTYTFPLYVYPENSTQQTLDGSIERRPNLEKKIVDKIAKNLDLKFSPEKIETEGTFAPIDLLDYIYAVLHSPSYRERYKEFLKIDFPRVPYPEDPELFWQLVELGGELRQIHLLEHPMVEEFITTYPIAGSNVISNRLTKTDPGFIPEDDDETTGKVWINEEQYFGNVPKKAWEFYIGGYQPAEKWLKDRRDRELSIDEIRHYQKIIVALMETDRLVGEIDEILEV
- a CDS encoding Fic family protein, producing MSDSAELEQLRELIELFPAKYSIDDVEEANRLARTRFDALDNQLIPYFVNVLTKGEARASINIYLKLCESFHIVIFKEIISISGEFRSTEHDGSGSVYFGGQRRQEFRSRFKGSKPENIEEDLKGAFQHLLDFNSDTPVDDALRFYQKFVFTHPFYDGNGRVARLFVNLYLLAYGKFIDWKNLQDKGDFLRKLNYYHDTGKEEHFEWWAKVCYKFVYEISDEDER
- a CDS encoding type II toxin-antitoxin system antitoxin SocA domain-containing protein: MHSLHNIASYILNKYPGEITPMKLQKLLYYVKVWTLVADQKMIKSSDAFFAWKHGPVNPGIYHEYKEYKNNPIEDTPSYIPLSKEEKEVVDFILDSYGFYNAITLSKATHAEDPWINKREVNGRITDQEILDYYTYESFAKNFPLTKSQGYYPPNTISHYAFIFDMDKSDKAAEVMFDSIEEYKSLFSKASEDYKFLVNQIN
- a CDS encoding transglycosylase SLT domain-containing protein; this encodes MSSALSISSQLSYLRVKGIMGHFYEASRANNVPVSLLLAIASRESHMGLALDDNWTGDNGNGIGIMQIDRRYHSEFTNAHANNDHRANIHYGSKFLADLIGKFGGKLTPAVAAYNAGYSKVRNTISAGIDPNLVTTGQNYASDVLRRKEIVESVMGISKASTASMVILPLIITGFISYQIFNTQ